The region TCGGCTTTGCCGGCGTGCTGGTGGTGGTGCTGCTGTTCTACTGGCTGATCAAGCACTCCTTCGAAATCGGACGCCAGGCGATTGCGTTGGACCTGACGTTCGCCGGCCTGGTGGCCAAGGGCATCGGCATCTGGATCGGCGTGCAGACCTTCATCAACATGGGCGTGAACCTCGGCTTGCTGCCGACCAAGGGGCTGACCTTGCCGCTGATGAGTTATGGCGGATCGGGCGTGCTGATCAATTGCGTCGGCCTGGCGATTTTGCTGCGCATCGACTACGAAAATCGCGTGCTGATGCGGGGAGGACGGCTATGACGAAGCGTCTTCTGATCATGGCGGCCGGCACAGGCGGGCATATTTTCCCCGGCCTGGCGATCGCCGACACCATGCGCGCGCGCGGCTGGCAGGTTTCCTGGCTGGGTACGACGCACGGCATGGAGCGCGATCTGGTGCCGAAGCATGGCGTCGAGATGGACTCCATCGTCTTTGCCGGCCTGCGCGGCAAAGGACTGATGCATACGCTCAAGGGCGTGTGGCGAATGATGGCAAGCTTCGGCGCCTGCTACGGGATCATCGGCAAGCGCCGCCCCGACGTGGTGCTGGGCATGGGCGGTTACGTGACGGTGCCGGGCGGCGCGATGGCGCGGTTGCGCGGCGTGCCGCTGGCGCTGGTGAACGCCGACGCGGCCCTGCTGCTGTCGAACAAGACGCTGGCGCCACTGGCGGACAAGGTGCTGTTCGGTTTTCCTGCCGATTTCGGCAAGGCCGCCGCCAAGGCTGAAGTCACCGGCAATCCGGTGCGCAAGGAAATCCTGGCGCTGCCGCTGCCGGCGACGCGCTATGCGGGTCACGACGGCCCGCTGCGCATCCTGGTGGTGGGCGGCAGCCTGGGGGCAAAAGTATTGAATGAATGCGTGCCGGCCGCGCTGGCCAGGTTGCCGGCGGATCGGCGTCCGCTGGTGACGCATCAATCGGGCAAACAGCATATCGAGGCCTTGCGTGCGGCGTACGCGCAGGCGGGCGTGCAGGCGGAAGTGGTGGATTTCATCGACGACATGCCGCGCCGCTACTCCGACGCCGATCTGGTGATCTGCCGCGCCGGCGCCATCACGGTGTCGGAATTGACCGCGGCAGGCGTGGCCAGCGTGCTGGTGCCGCTGGTGGCGTCGACCACTTCGCATCAGCGCGACAACGCCAAATGGATGGCGCAGAACAAGGCGGCAGTGCATTTGCCGCAGACCGGGCTGACGCCGGACAGCCTGGCGGCATTGCTGCAAAAAATGGATCGGCCTGCCTGCCTGCAAATGGCGCTGGCGGCATATGAACAAGGCAGGCGCAACGCCAATGAGGCGATTGCGCAGGTGCTGGAAAGATTGGTAAAGCAATGA is a window of Herbaspirillum hiltneri N3 DNA encoding:
- the murG gene encoding undecaprenyldiphospho-muramoylpentapeptide beta-N-acetylglucosaminyltransferase, encoding MTKRLLIMAAGTGGHIFPGLAIADTMRARGWQVSWLGTTHGMERDLVPKHGVEMDSIVFAGLRGKGLMHTLKGVWRMMASFGACYGIIGKRRPDVVLGMGGYVTVPGGAMARLRGVPLALVNADAALLLSNKTLAPLADKVLFGFPADFGKAAAKAEVTGNPVRKEILALPLPATRYAGHDGPLRILVVGGSLGAKVLNECVPAALARLPADRRPLVTHQSGKQHIEALRAAYAQAGVQAEVVDFIDDMPRRYSDADLVICRAGAITVSELTAAGVASVLVPLVASTTSHQRDNAKWMAQNKAAVHLPQTGLTPDSLAALLQKMDRPACLQMALAAYEQGRRNANEAIAQVLERLVKQ